The following are encoded together in the Equus quagga isolate Etosha38 chromosome 15, UCLA_HA_Equagga_1.0, whole genome shotgun sequence genome:
- the LOC124227070 gene encoding oocyte zinc finger protein XlCOF19-like — protein sequence MCWSCAFPELYQHVLRKMSFQGEGDLDLGFSYRSIFNLHKRRHSGEKPFHCSQCNQRLSWRSDLTRHLRRQKGERPFWCALCGKRFGLSWDCGRHQVARTGEWSIVCPQCTWSFNRSSNLAMRQGVHTGEQPFSCSDCGRGFSHRSSLLVHQRVHTGEQLYRCSDCCKRLRVGQDLVEHRRPHTGEKPCKCGVCGGASARARPSSSTRGRNGRASSCCNCGKSISQKTNLVTRQKLHGMDRRLGVTSEA from the coding sequence ATGTGCTGGAGCTGTGCATTTCCTGAGCTCTATCAGCATGTCCTGAGAAAGATGTCATTTCAAGGTGAAGGAGATTTAGATTTAGGCTTCAGCTACCGCTCCATCTTTAACCTCCACAAGCGCAGGCACAGCGGCGAGAAGCCTTTCCACTGTTCACAGTGCAACCAGCGCCTGAGTTGGAGGTCAGACCTGACGCGCCACCTGCGCAGACAGAAGGGAGAACGGCCTTTCTGGTGTGCTCTGTGCGGGAAGCGCTTTGGCCTCAGCTGGGACTGTGGGCGTCACCAGGTCGCACGCACCGGTGAGTGGTCCATCGTGTGTCCCCAGTGCACCTGGAGCTTCAATCGCAGCTCGAACCTGGCCATGCGCCAGGGCGTCCACACCGGCGAACAGCCATTCAGCTGCTCCGACTGTGGCCGCGGTTTCAGCCACCGCTCGTCGCTGCTCGTGCACCAGCGCGTGCACACCGGCGAGCAGCTCTACCGGTGCAGTGACTGCTGCAAGCGTCTCCGTGTTGGCCAGGACCTGGTCGAGCACCGGCGCCCTCACACCGGCGAGAAGCCCTGCAAGTGCGGGGTTTGCGGAGGAGCTTCAGCCAGAGCTCGCCCCTCGTCATCCACCAGAGGGCGCAACGGGCGAGCGTCCTCTTGCTGTAACTGTGGCAAGAGCATCAGTCAGAAGACCAACCTCGTCACGCGCCAGAAGCTGCACGGGATGGACAGGCGGCTGGGAGTGACATCTGAGGCCTGA